A section of the Synechococcus sp. MU1617 genome encodes:
- a CDS encoding HD domain-containing protein, whose amino-acid sequence MSQRTYHDPLHRGIGLDRQAPAEGMVMDLVDTAPFQRLRRIRQLGPAYLTFHSAESSRFTHSLGVFHLARRAFERMLPLAPELETYRGLLYGAALLHDIGHGPLSHTGEEMFGLRHEAWSARVIRHHPQIRDCLESHGSGTAEAVADLLEHGRSPHPLIKHLVSSQLDCDRLDYLLRDSYSTGTRYGQLDLDRILGALTLAPDGDMAIHPKGLMAVEHYLVVRNLMYRSVYNHRLNVVCNWLLEKLILTARQLGPEQVWADEVMANWLWQPDQIRLEDFLANDDQRTGYHLQRWQAEAPAALAELSERFLDRRLLKATAVEHLSPADQLQLLATARRLADRHGHDPELCCGLRHQQLRGYHPYRGGLRLWDGQQLQALEKASPLVASLATPAATSWLIHPRDISIELRQEMDVEWPRAAAA is encoded by the coding sequence ATGAGCCAGCGGACTTATCACGACCCTCTGCACCGAGGCATTGGTCTTGACCGCCAAGCCCCAGCCGAGGGGATGGTGATGGACTTGGTGGACACGGCGCCGTTCCAACGCCTGCGTCGCATCCGCCAGCTGGGCCCGGCCTACCTCACCTTTCACAGCGCTGAATCCAGTCGATTCACCCACTCACTTGGTGTCTTTCATCTGGCGCGTCGTGCATTTGAGCGGATGCTGCCTTTGGCACCAGAGCTGGAGACGTACCGGGGGCTGCTCTACGGGGCCGCTTTGCTCCATGACATCGGCCATGGCCCCCTCAGTCACACCGGCGAAGAGATGTTTGGCCTGCGCCATGAAGCGTGGTCAGCACGGGTGATTCGGCATCACCCACAGATCCGTGACTGTCTGGAGAGCCATGGATCCGGCACGGCTGAGGCGGTGGCGGACCTGCTGGAGCATGGACGCAGCCCTCACCCGCTGATCAAACACCTGGTCAGCAGTCAGCTGGATTGCGACCGACTGGATTACCTCCTCCGCGACAGCTACAGCACCGGAACGCGCTACGGGCAGCTGGATCTCGACCGCATCCTGGGAGCACTGACCCTGGCCCCTGACGGGGACATGGCCATTCATCCCAAGGGTCTGATGGCTGTGGAGCACTACCTGGTGGTGAGGAACCTCATGTACAGGAGCGTCTACAACCACCGGCTGAATGTGGTGTGCAACTGGCTGCTGGAAAAACTGATCTTGACGGCACGACAACTGGGCCCTGAGCAGGTGTGGGCTGATGAGGTGATGGCCAACTGGCTCTGGCAACCGGACCAGATCCGATTGGAGGACTTCCTCGCCAACGACGACCAACGCACCGGCTACCACCTCCAGCGCTGGCAAGCCGAAGCGCCAGCGGCCCTGGCTGAACTGAGTGAGCGTTTTCTGGATCGACGCCTGCTTAAAGCAACGGCCGTCGAGCATCTTTCTCCGGCTGATCAACTTCAATTGCTCGCGACAGCCAGGCGGTTGGCCGATCGTCATGGCCACGACCCTGAACTCTGCTGCGGATTGCGTCATCAACAGCTGCGCGGATACCACCCCTATCGAGGCGGCTTACGCCTCTGGGACGGGCAGCAGCTCCAAGCCCTGGAGAAAGCCTCTCCTTTGGTCGCCAGTCTCGCGACCCCAGCGGCAACCTCCTGGTTGAT